The Streptomyces sp. SS1-1 genome has a segment encoding these proteins:
- the speB gene encoding agmatinase produces MTSNETPRGPVDSSRVPRYAGPATFARLPRLDEVGRADVAVVGVPFDSGVSYRPGARFGGNAIREASRLLRPYNPAQDASPFALAQVADGGDIAVNPFNINEAVDTIEAAADDLLGTGARLMTLGGDHTIALPLLRSVAKKHGPVALLHFDAHLDTWDTYFGAEYTHGTPFRRAVEEGILDTSALSHVGTRGPLYGKQDLTDDEKMGFGIVTSADVYRRGADEVADQLRQRIGDRPLYISIDIDCLDPAHAPGTGTPEAGGMTSRELLEILRGLASCNLVSADVVEVAPAYDHAEITSVAASHTAYELTTIMSRQIAAAREEDEGK; encoded by the coding sequence ATGACCAGCAACGAGACGCCCCGCGGCCCCGTCGACTCCTCCCGCGTCCCGCGGTACGCGGGCCCCGCGACCTTCGCCCGGCTCCCGCGCCTCGACGAGGTCGGCCGCGCCGATGTCGCCGTGGTCGGCGTGCCGTTCGACTCGGGCGTCTCGTACCGGCCGGGCGCCCGCTTCGGCGGCAACGCCATCCGTGAGGCGTCCCGGCTGCTGCGCCCCTACAACCCCGCGCAGGACGCCTCCCCGTTCGCCCTCGCGCAGGTCGCTGACGGCGGCGACATCGCCGTGAACCCGTTCAACATCAACGAGGCCGTCGACACCATCGAGGCCGCCGCCGACGACCTGCTCGGCACCGGCGCCCGCCTGATGACCCTGGGCGGCGACCACACCATCGCCCTGCCGCTGCTCAGGTCCGTCGCCAAGAAGCACGGCCCGGTCGCCCTGCTCCACTTCGACGCGCACCTCGACACCTGGGACACCTACTTCGGCGCCGAGTACACCCACGGCACCCCGTTCCGCCGGGCCGTCGAGGAGGGCATCCTCGACACCTCCGCCCTCTCCCACGTCGGCACCCGCGGCCCGCTCTACGGCAAGCAGGACCTCACCGACGACGAGAAGATGGGCTTCGGCATCGTCACCTCCGCCGACGTCTACCGCCGGGGCGCCGACGAGGTCGCCGACCAGCTCCGCCAGCGCATCGGCGACCGCCCGCTCTACATCTCCATCGACATCGACTGCCTCGACCCGGCCCACGCGCCCGGCACCGGCACCCCCGAGGCGGGCGGCATGACCTCCCGCGAACTGCTGGAGATCCTGCGCGGCCTCGCCTCCTGCAACCTCGTCTCGGCCGACGTCGTCGAGGTGGCGCCCGCGTACGATCACGCGGAGATCACGTCGGTGGCCGCGTCCCACACGGCGTACGAACTGACCACGATCATGTCGCGCCAGATCGCGGCGGCGCGCGAGGAGGACGAGGGCAAGTGA